Genomic DNA from Lactuca sativa cultivar Salinas chromosome 8, Lsat_Salinas_v11, whole genome shotgun sequence:
tcgcccccttcaccaTCAGAGCTCCCAAACATCATCCAAACCCTTATTCCTTgagagattgaagtgctttggtgtgttcttgaagattttggagagaaaagaagagtagatcaagaagagaagaaggaggccagacatcctTGTGTTAtgtcagtgatttccttgaggtataactcagtttccctctgttttcatgcttatattcctttgtagctccattaaagtccttcttgagccatttccaagttTGATttcgaattagggtttgtaataagttgattaacccgtagatctaggcatgattgagcttcaggagctcagatctactgcctttatggagccatattgcatgaaagccctagatctactattttagtgcattttgagccttaaaaccttcattggtgtttatttacacgtaaagttggaaactttacgtgtcaatcaggccctagaaatccagatctatgtatgtcatgagctggattcgagcaaaatcgagtatatagtttttgcatgtggacgacttggcgagtcgttcatcggactcggcaagtcgagtcgcgagtccccgagttttcccccttttcgtgtttgcggagtggagtagtgagccatggggtgtgactcagtgagtcggaagccagacctacccatgaaggaactcggcgagtcaatgccctgactcggcgagtccaaggcaatcttcttgcctcaagaacagactcggcgagttgttcatacaactcggcgagtctcagcatagcatgttcttcggatgaagatgaaatcgacgagttgttcatacaactcggcgagtaggatgaaggacttaaaCTTTgggttagaaggaaaactcgtcgagtcaatgcctaactcgacgagtagggacgggagtTTGGTCAATCAAATGAGTAGGGATTCGGCGAGTTggtgagccaactcggcgagtcgggtcaactggaatatgactttgaccttgactcttggtttggttaggggtaaatggtcattttaccctgaggtcggttagcagtatttgactaagtgttttatgggaattgtagtcggaggatttccggggcagcaaCAACaaaagacagtcagttcccacgcagaccaGTAGCtacctttcgaggtgagtttccatcCACTAGGAACGCCTCCACATTATGCGGTCCAGACAAGACAAAATGTATCATCGGCAATATGCCCCTTCTTGAATCTCACAAGAGATATCATCCATAGTCAACGCTAATATGTAAGTGCTAAGAGTCGATTTGTAACACCCATTGTCAGGTACTTTTTTTCAGCCATTTATGTCATTTTAAACTTACAGTTTGGCCACTTATGTTGGGcgttcttgttggattagtgtctaagtccataactattttggtatgtacttgacccgatggtgcatggtccttttgggttgccttcaccaaagcaacttgataggatgaattatggagagaaaggattaaatatgatttattaatatattacgagaataatatattaaaggagaaatcatattgtttaattaatattagtcaggaattaataagaattaagtttgtgactaaaagacattaattaaactaagggactagaactgtcaattgtatgatagttgaatattgagctaatggacttcatattaaaggggtggacgaattctatggggaagcccattagaaatcgtccaaggcttgttaaggaaggagtccatgggttgcttagggcttaagcatccaaattagggtttccttgttagataaccctaatagcctcactatttaaagaacccttatgccccaaaaacgtggtgaacaagatccttagggtttccacacgttttgggcagcctccttctcttctcttcttcattctcttgctcttggtgtttgtgaaccattaaaggagtgacatttgtgactctaagctttctaaagtcaatacaaaaaggatttgtgattgttattgctacataacaatcaaggtatgatctaaaccctaatttatatgttatattgattatcatatgctagatctagggtttatagtcttggatgaattgcatatacaacagagaaacctagatccaagcattagggtttgtatgagcacataggatgctcttatggctaaaacccatcagttctaTCCTTATATGTCGGACGTAAGTCATCGAACGAGTCAAGGCGGAGGAAGGAGTATGTAGGGTGTACTCGCAtagttcctaaaccctaaattttagggttgtaACCCATAATTAATTACATTATGCCCCTTGGACATCCTTTCTGTTGGATTagagtctaagtccataactattttggtatgtacttgacccaattatgaGCATGGTGAATAACAAAAAGCGAGTAATCAAGTCCGACAACGGGTTTTCCAACAAGCCTTACAAGGAGCTCTAGGAACTCTGAATAGTTGTTTAAACAGCGAGTTACATTTACGTACTATCAGTGCCAATATTGGCATATTGGGGGCGATGAAAGAAATAACGGATTAGTCCTTCTACTTTAGgcattatttttgatttattattttttccaaaaaaagaaTTAAGAAATACTCATGGTAACCATTCAAGCCGACAAAATTAGTAATATTATCCGTGAACGTATTGAGCAATATAATAGAGAAGTAAAGATTGTAAATACCGGTACCGTACTTCAAGTAGGTGATGGCATTGCTCGTATTCATGGTCTTGATGAAGTAATGGCGGGTGAATTAGTAGAATTTGAAGAGGGTACAATAGGCATTGCTCTTAATTTGGAATCAACTAATGTTGGTGTTGTATTAATGGGTGATGGTTTGCTGATACAAGAAGGGAGTTCTGTAAAAGCAACAGGAAGAATTGCTCAGATACCAGTGAGTGAGGCCTATTTGGGTCGTGTTATAAACGCGCTGGCTAAACCTATTGATGGTAGAGGTGAAATTTCATCTTCtgaatataggttaattgaatcGCCCGCTCCAGGGATTATTTCTCGACGTTCTGTATATGAGCCTCTTCAAACAGGGCTTATTTCTATTGATTTAATGATTCCGATAGGACGTGGTCAACGCGAATTAATTATTGGGGACAGGCAAACCGGTAAAACAGCAGTAGCAACATATACAATTCTAAATCAACAAGGCAAAAATGTAATATGCGTTTATGTAGCTATTGGTCAAAAAGCATCTTCTGTGGCTCAGGTAGTGACTAATTTCCAGGAAAGGGGCGCGATGGAATATACCATTGTGGTAGCCGAAACGGCGGATTCCCCTGCTACATTACAATACCTCGCTCCTTATACAGGAGCAGCTCTGGCTGAATATTTTATGTACCGTGAACGACACACTTCAATCATTTATGATGATCCCAGAGCAATACAAGCGTCGTGCTGCTAGGCGAAGCAGTAGAATGTTGCACCCTAGATGGCGAAAGTCCAATAGTCGAAAGCATCACTAGCTTATGCTCTGACCCGAGTAGCATGGGGCACGTGGAATCCCGTGTGAATCAGCAAGGACCACCTTGCAAGGCTAAATACTCCTGGGTGACCGATAGCGAAGTAGTACCGTGAGGGAAGGGTGAAAAGAACCCCCTTCGGGGAGTGAAATAGAACATGCAACCATAAGCTCCCAAGCAGTGGGAGGAGCCCGGGGCTCTGACCGCGTGCCTGTTAAAGAATGAGCCGGCGACTCATAGGCAgtggcttggttaagggaacccACCGGAGCCGTAGCGAAAGCGAGTCTTCATAGGGCAATTGTCACTGCTTATGGACCCGAACCTGGGTGATCTATCCATGACCAGGATGAAGCTTGGGTGAAACTAAGTGGAGGTCCGAACCGACTGATGTTGAAGAATCAGCGGATGAGTTGTGGTTAGGGGTGAAATGTCACTCGAACCTAGAGCTAGCTGGTTCTCCCCGAAATGCGTTGAGGCGCAGCAGTTGACTGGACATCTAGGGGTAAAGCACTGTTTTGGTGCGGGCCGCGAGAGCGGTACCAAATCGAGGCAAACTCTGAATACTAGATATGACCTCAAAATAACAGGGGTCAAGGTCGGCCAGTGAGACGATGGGGGATAAGCTTCATCGTCGAGAGGGAAACAGCCTGGATCACCAGCTAAGGCCCCTAAATGATCGCTCAGTGATAAAGGAGGTAGGGGTGCAGAGACAGCCAGGAGGTTTGCCTAGAAGCAGCCACCCTTGAAAGAGTGCGTAATAGCTCACTGATCGAGCGCTCTTGCGCCGAAGATGAACGGGGCTAAGCGATCTGCCGAAGCTGTGGGATGTAAAAATACATCGGTAGGGGAGCGTTCTTCATGGCAAGCTCCCGGAATAGTCGGAGCCATACCCAAGCGAAAAAGAATGTTATCAAGGCGCATTTCAAGTAATTGTAGTAAAACCTGACCTGTTGACCCTTTTGCCTTTCCGGCGATACGAACGTATTTAAGTAATTGTCGTTCTGTAAGACCATAATGAAAACGCAATTTTTGTTTTTCTTCTAGGCGAATTCGATATTGGGATTTTTTCCCGGAACGCGATTGGTTTCTAAGATCACTTCCAACTCTGGGCCTTTTATTAGTTAGCCCTGGTAAAGCCCCCAGGCGGCGTATTTTTTTGAAACGAGGACCTCGGTAACGCGACATAAAGACTCCTTCttcttatttatatttaattattaattcttaTTGATGAAATTTCATTCTACAGAATAAACCTAAACTAAAAATGAACAAAATTCTAACTAAAGCGAAATTTACTTAGTTATTCTATTAAAGAATAATGAGATGAGTTGGATAAATATCCAGATCTTTATATTCTATATATAGAAAAAGAAAAGGATTCTTTTCGTTAGATAGTTGGAAATTCCTATCACATAACAAAATCAAGGGCTTTCGCCAAAAAGAGGAAAACATTTTTTTCAATATTCTTTGATTTCAAAGATGCATTATCAATCATGTAAACATAGAATAAAATAAATAGAGAAAAGCCGACTATCGGAATCGAACCGATGACCA
This window encodes:
- the LOC128127687 gene encoding ATP synthase subunit alpha, chloroplastic-like, translated to MVTIQADKISNIIRERIEQYNREVKIVNTGTVLQVGDGIARIHGLDEVMAGELVEFEEGTIGIALNLESTNVGVVLMGDGLLIQEGSSVKATGRIAQIPVSEAYLGRVINALAKPIDGRGEISSSEYRLIESPAPGIISRRSVYEPLQTGLISIDLMIPIGRGQRELIIGDRQTGKTAVATYTILNQQGKNVICVYVAIGQKASSVAQVVTNFQERGAMEYTIVVAETADSPATLQYLAPYTGAALAEYFMYRERHTSIIYDDPRAIQASCC